Proteins co-encoded in one bacterium genomic window:
- a CDS encoding FlgD immunoglobulin-like domain containing protein, whose amino-acid sequence RAVVEIRIYSLAGHLIRSIELGERGPGSYLTRKEAAHWDGKDDEGKEVSRGIYLYQLRAGPYISTRKMIILK is encoded by the coding sequence ACGGGCGGTGGTAGAGATCCGGATTTACAGCCTCGCCGGACATTTGATCAGGAGCATTGAGCTGGGCGAGCGTGGGCCGGGGAGTTATCTGACCAGGAAGGAGGCGGCCCATTGGGACGGTAAGGATGATGAAGGAAAGGAGGTTTCCCGTGGCATATATCTTTATCAACTTCGGGCTGGACCTTATATCTCGACCAGGAAGATGATCATACTCAAGTGA